From a region of the Mercurialis annua linkage group LG1-X, ddMerAnnu1.2, whole genome shotgun sequence genome:
- the LOC126663094 gene encoding protein DETOXIFICATION 44, chloroplastic isoform X1, with product MAAAANSVIISQNLIKNCKHNFFNPQSLISIPNSSYCSVRLRAKLSHQKTTTTSPENSPPPKKPKPSVTRAPEPPSSDSNSGFFGSLSDWLKVDGISIEIWSIALPAALALAADPITSLVDTGFVGHIGSVELAAVGVSVTVFNLVSKLFSVPLLNITTSFVAEEQALLSSTCNGNDGSGQLSDDFENQKQGKTYLPAVSTSLALAAGVGIAEAVTLFFGSGFLMNILGIPVDSPMRVPAENFLAWRAFGAPPIVIALAAQGTFRGLKDTKTPLYAIGAGNLLNAILDPILIFVLGFGIGGAAIATVTSEYLIAFILLWKLSSKMSFVSPNIDGRRVVSYLTSGGLLIGRTIAVLLTMTLATSMAALEGPIPMAGHQICMEVWLAVSLLNDALALAGQALLASDFSQGNYVEARQVIYRVLQIGVVTGIALGGILSLGFGAFSSLFSSDSEVLEIAWSGIWFVAGSQPINAIAFVLDGLYYGVSDFGYAAYSMVLVGLISSAFIYVAAPIYGLPGVWAGLFIFMTLRVVAGIWRLGTKTGPWKLLWDKAE from the exons ATGGCTGCCGCTGCTAATTCCGTTATTATATCACAAAACCTAATTAAGAACTGCAAACACAATTTTTTCAATCCTCAATCTCTCATTTCAATCCCTAATAGTAGTTATTGTTCAGTTCGCTTACGAGCCAAATTATCGCATCAGAAAACCACCACCACATCACCTGAAAACTCTCCTCCGCCTAAGAAACCTAAACCCTCAGTTACTCGTGCGCCGGAGCCACCGAGTTCGGATTCGAATTCTGGTTTCTTTGGCAGTTTAAG TGATTGGTTGAAGGTTGATGGAATTAGTATTGAGATATGGTCAATAGCATTGCCTGCTGCTCTTGCTCTGGCTGCTGATCCGATTACTTCGTTGGTTGATACTGGATTTGTTGGTCATATTG GATCTGTTGAATTGGCGGCAGTTGGGGTATCCGTTACGGTATTTAATCTGGTTTCGAAGCTGTTTAGTGTTCCATTACTTAATATCACCACTTCATTTGTTGCTGAAGAGCAAGCATTGTTAAGTAGTACATGCAATGGAAATGATGGTTCTGGTCAACTTTCTGATG ATTTTGAGAATCAGAAACAAGGAAAGACATACCTTCCAGCTGTGTCTACTTCTTTAGCACTTGCTGCTGGTGTTGGTATAGCTGAAGCTGTCACACTCTTTTTTGGCTCGGGTTTTTTGATGAATATCTTGGGTATACCTGTT GATTCGCCAATGCGAGTACCAGCTGAGAACTTTCTTGCTTGGAGGGCCTTTGGTGCTCCACCCATTGTAATTGCACTAGCTGCACAAGGAACGTTTCGTGGACTTAAGGACACTAAGACACCTCTTTATGCCATCG GGGCTGGCAATTTGCTCAATGCAATATTGGATCCAATATTAATTTTTGTGCTTGGTTTTGGCATTGGTGGTGCTGCAATTGCTACTGTGACTTCTGA ATATCTTATTGCTTTTATTCTCCTGTGGAAATTGAGTAGCAAAATGTCATTCGTTTCTCCAAATATTGATGGGAGAAGAGTTGTCAGCTATCTAACTTCTG GTGGTCTCCTTATTGGCAGGACCATAGCAGTGCTTTTAACAATGACACTAGCCACCTCCATGGCAGCTTTGGAGGGGCCGATACCAATGGCTGGTCATCAAATCTGTATGGAAGTTTGGTTGGCAGTATCATTACTTAATGACGCTTTAGCTCTTGCTGGTCAG GCTCTTCTGGCCAGTGATTTTTCGCAAGGAAATTATGTAGAAGCACGTCAAGTGATATACAGAGTTCTTCAG ATTGGTGTAGTGACTGGAATTGCTTTGGGTGGAATATTATCGCTGGGGTTTGGAGCATTTTCTAGCTTGTTCAGTTCAGACTCGGAAGTTCTGGAGATTGCTTGGTCTGGTATTTGG TTTGTTGCTGGGTCTCAGCCAATTAATGCTATAGCTTTTGTTCTTGATGGTCTCTACTATGGCGTTTCAGACTTTGGATATGCTGCCTACTCAATG GTGCTAGTAGGATTGATCTCCTCTGCATTCATATATGTGGCTGCTCCCATCTATGGGCTTCCTGGAGTCTGGGCAGGCTTATTTATTTTCATGACCTTACGTGTTGTGGCCGGAATATGGAG
- the LOC126663094 gene encoding protein DETOXIFICATION 44, chloroplastic isoform X2: MAAAANSVIISQNLIKNCKHNFFNPQSLISIPNSSYCSVRLRAKLSHQKTTTTSPENSPPPKKPKPSVTRAPEPPSSDSNSGFFGSLSDWLKVDGISIEIWSIALPAALALAADPITSLVDTGFVGHIGSVELAAVGVSVTVFNLVSKLFSVPLLNITTSFVAEEQALLSSTCNGNDGSGQLSDDFENQKQGKTYLPAVSTSLALAAGVGIAEAVTLFFGSGFLMNILGIPVDSPMRVPAENFLAWRAFGAPPIVIALAAQGTFRGLKDTKTPLYAIGAGNLLNAILDPILIFVLGFGIGGAAIATVTSEYLIAFILLWKLSSKMSFVSPNIDGRRVVSYLTSGGLLIGRTIAVLLTMTLATSMAALEGPIPMAGHQICMEVWLAVSLLNDALALAGQALLASDFSQGNYVEARQVIYRVLQIGVVTGIALGGILSLGFGAFSSLFSSDSEVLEIAWSGIWLFI; this comes from the exons ATGGCTGCCGCTGCTAATTCCGTTATTATATCACAAAACCTAATTAAGAACTGCAAACACAATTTTTTCAATCCTCAATCTCTCATTTCAATCCCTAATAGTAGTTATTGTTCAGTTCGCTTACGAGCCAAATTATCGCATCAGAAAACCACCACCACATCACCTGAAAACTCTCCTCCGCCTAAGAAACCTAAACCCTCAGTTACTCGTGCGCCGGAGCCACCGAGTTCGGATTCGAATTCTGGTTTCTTTGGCAGTTTAAG TGATTGGTTGAAGGTTGATGGAATTAGTATTGAGATATGGTCAATAGCATTGCCTGCTGCTCTTGCTCTGGCTGCTGATCCGATTACTTCGTTGGTTGATACTGGATTTGTTGGTCATATTG GATCTGTTGAATTGGCGGCAGTTGGGGTATCCGTTACGGTATTTAATCTGGTTTCGAAGCTGTTTAGTGTTCCATTACTTAATATCACCACTTCATTTGTTGCTGAAGAGCAAGCATTGTTAAGTAGTACATGCAATGGAAATGATGGTTCTGGTCAACTTTCTGATG ATTTTGAGAATCAGAAACAAGGAAAGACATACCTTCCAGCTGTGTCTACTTCTTTAGCACTTGCTGCTGGTGTTGGTATAGCTGAAGCTGTCACACTCTTTTTTGGCTCGGGTTTTTTGATGAATATCTTGGGTATACCTGTT GATTCGCCAATGCGAGTACCAGCTGAGAACTTTCTTGCTTGGAGGGCCTTTGGTGCTCCACCCATTGTAATTGCACTAGCTGCACAAGGAACGTTTCGTGGACTTAAGGACACTAAGACACCTCTTTATGCCATCG GGGCTGGCAATTTGCTCAATGCAATATTGGATCCAATATTAATTTTTGTGCTTGGTTTTGGCATTGGTGGTGCTGCAATTGCTACTGTGACTTCTGA ATATCTTATTGCTTTTATTCTCCTGTGGAAATTGAGTAGCAAAATGTCATTCGTTTCTCCAAATATTGATGGGAGAAGAGTTGTCAGCTATCTAACTTCTG GTGGTCTCCTTATTGGCAGGACCATAGCAGTGCTTTTAACAATGACACTAGCCACCTCCATGGCAGCTTTGGAGGGGCCGATACCAATGGCTGGTCATCAAATCTGTATGGAAGTTTGGTTGGCAGTATCATTACTTAATGACGCTTTAGCTCTTGCTGGTCAG GCTCTTCTGGCCAGTGATTTTTCGCAAGGAAATTATGTAGAAGCACGTCAAGTGATATACAGAGTTCTTCAG ATTGGTGTAGTGACTGGAATTGCTTTGGGTGGAATATTATCGCTGGGGTTTGGAGCATTTTCTAGCTTGTTCAGTTCAGACTCGGAAGTTCTGGAGATTGCTTGGTCTGGTATTTGG CTATTCATCTGA